One Lysinibacillus fusiformis genomic window carries:
- a CDS encoding valyl-tRNA synthetase — MRETFCFPGYGCPTEIAAVQIKPQWQAMQLDDSVRLVGIYHITSHVRFDFQDLQNFKDVEDLVKIDALDIQGDTGYFEYAVPLHVDLPKDAAIEDLMVKDVRPTLANQMCQLEWTVTSIFSESEPVVEKALVLEEQAAPVEVAVHVEKPAPVEQKIVLRESSNHTAVRESSSWDEVPTMIWDLTENYTPLKVRASNDIIQK, encoded by the coding sequence ATGCGTGAGACATTTTGTTTTCCAGGGTATGGTTGCCCAACAGAAATAGCAGCTGTACAGATTAAGCCACAGTGGCAAGCCATGCAGCTGGATGATTCAGTACGTTTAGTCGGTATTTATCATATTACTTCACATGTTCGCTTTGATTTTCAAGACTTGCAAAATTTTAAGGATGTTGAAGATTTAGTTAAAATTGATGCACTTGATATTCAAGGGGATACAGGGTATTTTGAGTATGCTGTACCTTTACATGTTGATTTACCGAAAGATGCCGCTATTGAAGATTTGATGGTAAAAGATGTTCGGCCCACACTTGCAAATCAAATGTGTCAGTTGGAATGGACAGTTACAAGTATTTTTAGTGAGTCAGAGCCAGTAGTTGAAAAAGCTTTAGTTTTAGAAGAACAGGCTGCTCCTGTAGAGGTTGCTGTTCATGTAGAAAAACCGGCTCCTGTTGAGCAAAAAATAGTGCTAAGGGAATCCTCTAATCATACGGCTGTGCGCGAGTCCAGTTCCTGGGATGAAGTACCAACAATGATTTGGGATTTAACGGAAAACTATACACCGTTAAAAGTACGTGCTTCAAATGACATCATTCAAAAGTAA
- a CDS encoding CoxG family protein: MATGTHTVEVPVEIENVWDFVSNMEKWAKLVPGYSAHTMIDDKNSTWTFKGNVGVLKKTVEVEITILEWIAPSKVTFKLKGISDNFSGNGYFLAESIDAGNTKMTGFLEVTAGGLAGPVLNPIFKPIVPKATQMLTDRVANKIKMVNV, encoded by the coding sequence ATGGCAACAGGCACACATACAGTGGAAGTACCCGTAGAGATTGAAAATGTATGGGATTTCGTTAGCAATATGGAGAAATGGGCAAAACTTGTTCCAGGTTATAGTGCGCATACGATGATAGATGATAAGAATTCTACATGGACATTTAAAGGGAATGTAGGTGTACTGAAAAAAACAGTAGAAGTAGAGATTACTATTTTAGAATGGATAGCACCTTCGAAAGTAACGTTTAAGTTAAAAGGTATATCTGATAATTTCTCAGGAAATGGCTATTTCCTTGCTGAAAGCATTGACGCAGGCAATACAAAAATGACAGGCTTTTTAGAAGTAACTGCAGGCGGATTAGCAGGACCTGTGTTAAACCCAATTTTTAAACCGATTGTACCGAAAGCAACTCAAATGTTAACGGATCGAGTGGCAAATAAAATAAAAATGGTAAACGTATAA
- the hemL gene encoding glutamate-1-semialdehyde 2,1-aminomutase yields MARSYEKSKQAYAEAVNLMPGGVSSPVRAFKSVNMDPIFMESGHGAIIRDIDGNEYIDYVLSWGPLILGHTHPEVVKAIAETAAKGSSFGAPSYTENKLAKLVLDRLPGMEMIRFVSSGTEATMSALRVARGVTGRDKILKFEGSYHGHGDSLLIKAGSGVATLGLPDSPGVPADIARNTLTVAYNDLDSAKQIFEKFGTELAAVIVEPVAGNMGVVPPQPGFLQGLRDLTKEHGALLIFDEVMTGFRVDYGCAQGYFEVTPDITTLGKVIGGGLPVGAYAGKKEVMEQVAPAGPIYQAGTLSGNPLAMTAGYETLSRLDVSSYEYFTKLGDQLENGFRAAATKYNIPHTVNRAGSMIGFFFTNEEVIDFASAKTSDLQLFAEYFRLMAEEGIFLPPSQFEGLFISTAHTEEHIAKTVDAFHKVFAQLAK; encoded by the coding sequence ATGGCGCGTTCTTACGAAAAATCAAAACAAGCATATGCAGAAGCTGTCAACTTAATGCCAGGTGGCGTAAGTAGCCCGGTACGTGCATTCAAATCAGTAAACATGGACCCGATTTTCATGGAATCTGGTCACGGTGCAATTATTAGAGACATTGATGGCAATGAATACATTGACTACGTACTATCATGGGGACCTCTTATTTTGGGGCATACTCACCCAGAAGTCGTAAAAGCGATTGCTGAAACAGCAGCGAAAGGCTCTTCTTTTGGAGCGCCAAGCTATACGGAAAATAAACTAGCCAAATTAGTATTGGACCGTTTACCTGGTATGGAGATGATTCGTTTTGTATCATCAGGGACAGAGGCAACGATGTCAGCCTTACGTGTAGCACGTGGTGTTACAGGGCGTGATAAAATATTAAAATTTGAAGGTTCATATCATGGTCATGGTGACTCGTTACTTATTAAGGCTGGTTCTGGTGTGGCGACATTAGGTTTACCTGATAGCCCTGGTGTGCCTGCTGACATTGCTCGTAATACATTAACAGTGGCGTACAATGATTTAGACAGTGCAAAACAAATTTTTGAAAAATTTGGTACTGAACTTGCCGCAGTAATTGTTGAACCAGTAGCTGGCAATATGGGTGTCGTCCCACCACAACCAGGCTTCCTTCAAGGTTTACGTGATTTAACAAAAGAGCATGGCGCACTTCTGATTTTTGATGAGGTGATGACTGGCTTCCGTGTTGATTATGGCTGTGCACAAGGTTATTTCGAGGTAACACCAGATATAACAACGCTAGGTAAAGTTATTGGCGGTGGACTTCCTGTTGGTGCATACGCTGGTAAAAAAGAAGTTATGGAGCAAGTGGCACCAGCAGGTCCTATTTACCAAGCAGGGACTCTATCAGGTAATCCATTAGCGATGACGGCCGGTTATGAAACTTTGTCTCGCCTTGATGTAAGCTCTTATGAGTATTTTACAAAATTAGGAGATCAACTAGAGAACGGTTTCCGAGCTGCTGCGACTAAATACAATATTCCACATACAGTAAATCGAGCTGGTTCAATGATTGGCTTCTTCTTTACGAATGAAGAAGTAATTGACTTTGCTTCAGCAAAAACGTCTGATTTACAATTATTCGCCGAATATTTCCGTCTAATGGCAGAGGAAGGTATCTTCTTACCGCCATCTCAATTTGAAGGTTTATTCATTTCTACCGCTCATACAGAGGAGCATATCGCAAAAACGGTAGATGCCTTCCATAAAGTCTTTGCGCAACTAGCAAAATAA
- the hemB gene encoding porphobilinogen synthase, whose translation MTQLQFQRHRRLRSSAAMRSMVKETYLHKEDLIYPIFVIEGENIKKEVHSMPGVFQFSLDKLGAEIDEVVALGIPAVILFGLPAEKDAVGTGAFHDHGIVQEATRLIKTRHPKLLVIADTCLCEFTDHGHCGLIEGDQILNDPSLDVLARTAVSQVKAGADIIAPSNMMDGFVTAIRAGLDEAGFENVPIMSYAVKYASSYYGPFRDAADGAPQFGDRKSYQMDPSNRMEAFREAESDIAEGADFLIVKPALSYLDIIRDVKNNFPLPIVAYNVSGEYAMIKAAAINGWIEEKKVVLETLLGMKRAGSDLIITYHAKDVARWLEEK comes from the coding sequence ATGACACAATTACAATTTCAAAGACATCGTCGTTTGCGTTCGAGTGCAGCGATGCGATCTATGGTAAAAGAAACTTACTTACACAAAGAAGACTTAATTTATCCGATTTTCGTCATTGAGGGCGAAAATATTAAAAAAGAAGTTCATTCTATGCCAGGAGTTTTCCAATTTTCATTAGATAAACTTGGTGCTGAAATTGATGAAGTTGTGGCTTTAGGGATTCCAGCAGTTATTCTATTTGGCTTACCAGCAGAAAAAGATGCGGTAGGTACAGGTGCATTCCATGACCACGGTATCGTACAAGAAGCTACTCGTCTTATTAAAACACGTCATCCAAAACTATTAGTTATTGCAGATACATGCCTATGTGAATTTACAGATCACGGCCATTGTGGCCTAATTGAAGGTGATCAAATTTTAAACGATCCTTCACTAGACGTTTTAGCGCGCACAGCGGTATCTCAAGTTAAAGCAGGGGCAGATATTATTGCACCATCCAATATGATGGATGGTTTTGTCACAGCTATTCGTGCAGGATTAGACGAAGCAGGCTTTGAAAATGTGCCGATTATGTCATATGCAGTAAAATATGCTTCAAGCTACTATGGTCCATTCCGTGATGCAGCTGATGGAGCACCACAATTTGGAGATCGTAAATCATACCAAATGGATCCATCGAACCGTATGGAAGCATTCCGTGAAGCAGAATCAGACATTGCAGAAGGTGCAGATTTCTTAATTGTTAAGCCAGCTCTTAGCTATTTAGATATAATTCGAGATGTAAAAAATAACTTTCCATTACCGATTGTTGCTTATAACGTTTCAGGCGAATATGCAATGATCAAAGCTGCAGCTATTAATGGCTGGATTGAAGAGAAAAAAGTAGTGCTTGAAACATTACTAGGCATGAAGCGTGCAGGTTCAGATTTAATCATTACGTATCATGCAAAAGATGTAGCACGTTGGTTGGAGGAGAAATAA
- a CDS encoding uroporphyrinogen-III synthase produces the protein MQNSLPLKGKKIILTGTSKTSTIIDDIKALGGQAVITPLIETCELIDRNDDVHLEFARQFKWLIFTSQNAVDAFASKMKRFNLNARHFQGKIASIGTKTTEALEQLGFHVSFMPSVFSADVFVKEFPGVAGDNPTCLFIRGEKAKKTLKEGLPFELKEWTVYETIERHDQKQVIINCIRSHEDVTVVFASPSAVDVYAMDVASIIGWEATRVAAIGHITEAAILNHGASVDVMPSVYTMQAVIEELMKVEERT, from the coding sequence ATGCAAAATAGTTTACCTTTAAAAGGTAAAAAAATAATTTTGACAGGTACATCTAAAACTTCAACAATTATTGATGACATAAAAGCTTTAGGTGGCCAAGCAGTCATTACCCCATTGATTGAAACCTGCGAACTAATAGATAGAAATGATGATGTGCATTTAGAGTTTGCACGTCAATTTAAGTGGCTCATTTTTACGAGTCAAAATGCAGTAGATGCTTTTGCCAGTAAAATGAAACGATTTAATTTAAACGCAAGGCATTTTCAAGGGAAAATTGCATCCATCGGTACAAAAACAACTGAAGCATTAGAACAGCTAGGCTTTCATGTCAGCTTTATGCCTTCAGTGTTTAGTGCAGATGTATTTGTCAAAGAATTTCCGGGTGTAGCGGGAGACAATCCAACATGTTTATTTATTCGTGGTGAAAAAGCGAAAAAGACATTAAAGGAAGGCTTACCGTTTGAACTAAAGGAATGGACGGTCTATGAAACGATTGAACGTCACGACCAAAAACAAGTAATTATCAACTGTATTCGTTCACATGAGGATGTAACTGTGGTTTTTGCTAGCCCATCTGCTGTCGATGTTTATGCAATGGATGTAGCATCAATAATAGGGTGGGAAGCAACTCGTGTGGCGGCAATCGGTCATATTACAGAGGCAGCTATTTTAAATCATGGTGCTAGCGTGGATGTTATGCCAAGTGTATATACTATGCAAGCAGTCATTGAGGAATTAATGAAAGTAGAGGAAAGAACATGA
- the hemC gene encoding hydroxymethylbilane synthase — protein MRKIIVGSRRSKLALTQTNWFINELKAAGAPFEFEVKEIVTKGDQILDVQLSKVGGKGLFVKEIEQALYDKEIDFAVHSMKDMPAVLPEGLVIGCIPPREDARDAFISKGHIKFTDLPAGSVVGTSSLRRSAQLLTVRPDIEIKWIRGNVDTRLAKLETEEYDAIILAAAGLKRLGWSEDVVTEFLSVEDCLPAVAQGSLGIECREDDAELLAELAKLTDNATWQEAHAERAFLAAMDGGCQVPIAGYAKSNGEELTLTGLVAAPDASVIYKETVVGSKPEVIGKELADILTKQGAFDLIQRVKAEQDAK, from the coding sequence TTGAGAAAAATTATTGTAGGTTCTAGGAGAAGTAAGCTGGCATTAACACAAACAAATTGGTTCATTAATGAGCTAAAGGCAGCAGGTGCGCCATTCGAATTTGAAGTGAAGGAAATTGTCACAAAAGGAGACCAAATTTTAGATGTTCAACTTTCTAAAGTTGGTGGCAAAGGGCTTTTTGTGAAAGAAATAGAACAAGCACTGTATGATAAAGAAATTGACTTTGCGGTGCATTCAATGAAGGATATGCCTGCAGTACTGCCAGAAGGATTAGTCATTGGTTGTATTCCGCCACGTGAAGATGCACGAGATGCCTTTATTTCAAAAGGACATATAAAATTTACAGATCTTCCAGCAGGATCTGTTGTTGGGACAAGTTCTCTTCGTCGTAGTGCTCAGCTCTTAACGGTACGCCCAGATATAGAAATTAAATGGATTCGTGGAAATGTAGATACACGTTTAGCGAAACTTGAAACAGAAGAATATGATGCTATCATATTAGCGGCAGCAGGACTAAAGCGCCTTGGCTGGAGCGAAGATGTTGTCACTGAATTCTTATCTGTAGAAGATTGTTTACCAGCGGTAGCGCAGGGCTCTTTAGGTATTGAATGTCGCGAAGATGATGCTGAACTATTAGCTGAACTAGCTAAATTAACAGATAATGCTACATGGCAAGAAGCACATGCTGAACGTGCCTTTTTAGCAGCTATGGATGGTGGCTGTCAAGTACCTATCGCAGGGTATGCAAAATCGAATGGGGAAGAACTTACACTTACAGGTTTAGTTGCAGCGCCAGATGCTTCGGTGATTTATAAAGAAACAGTGGTAGGCTCAAAACCAGAAGTTATTGGGAAAGAACTTGCCGATATTTTAACGAAGCAAGGGGCCTTTGATTTAATTCAACGTGTAAAGGCAGAGCAAGATGCAAAATAG